A section of the Paenibacillus yonginensis genome encodes:
- a CDS encoding acyltransferase family protein, protein MKRTEDFKAQDVSSDRFLLPKRRYMTGLDGLRALAILAVLIYHLRQEWLPGGFLGVAVFFTLSGYLITDILANGKAAEDGGGTLRLSLKEFWIRRARRLLPAMLIVVSAVVAGAWLGASSPLPELRGDVPAALLYISNWWFIFHKVSYFESFGPPSPLGHLWSLAVEEQFYIVWPIMLAAGLKWIRSRISLAGWVLGLAAVSAALMAFLYEQGTDPSRVYYGTDTRGFALLIGAALALVWPSGKLKLQVSRRASLLLDSAGMISLVLLGFWTYNSDPYDDFLYRGGLFGIAFVSAVLIAVLAHPGSRIGGWFSARPLVWVGRRAYGLYLWHYPVMMLTTPQLDSGGSHWLRLFLQLLATFLLAAASYRWVEDPIRQSGFRGWLAGLSTTMNVWGRWKRLPAASLLFILFLVLFSFIHLYLPPTLLGSTDASGKSGSSTTVLPVFQNKPEQTGSHEGKAPSETGPTVPTSQQTTGGEGAGTETALPPTVDGHSPEGSQTAENSSAVQSSEEHSSEAGRPQEDTSDQLQAPQSANQPDDSAKPSNGKPSKENPHGTGGDITAIGDSVMLDIEGDLQKMYPDAVIDGKIGRQMADVPAVLQRLAEEGRLRETVVLELGTNGAFSNKQMKKVLAALKDAKRILLVNTRVPRPWESAVNQALDKISSTDDRIQIVDWYQASGGQTSYFEQDGVHLKPEGAAAYTLLLNQALSDK, encoded by the coding sequence TTGAAGAGGACAGAAGATTTTAAAGCGCAGGATGTGAGCTCCGATCGTTTCCTGCTGCCAAAGCGGCGGTATATGACAGGACTTGATGGATTAAGGGCGCTGGCCATATTGGCCGTCTTGATTTATCATCTCCGGCAGGAATGGCTTCCCGGAGGATTTCTTGGGGTAGCGGTATTTTTTACTTTGTCCGGTTATTTAATTACGGATATTCTGGCAAACGGCAAGGCAGCGGAGGATGGCGGCGGCACTCTCCGTTTATCGCTCAAAGAGTTCTGGATCCGGCGCGCAAGGAGGCTTCTGCCTGCTATGCTGATCGTAGTGTCAGCTGTAGTGGCAGGGGCCTGGCTTGGGGCTTCCTCTCCGTTACCAGAGCTTCGCGGCGATGTGCCTGCTGCTCTCCTTTACATAAGCAACTGGTGGTTTATCTTTCATAAAGTCTCCTATTTTGAATCCTTTGGTCCTCCTTCCCCATTAGGACATCTATGGTCTCTTGCGGTGGAAGAACAGTTCTATATCGTTTGGCCGATTATGCTTGCTGCCGGGCTCAAGTGGATTCGAAGCCGGATCTCGCTTGCAGGATGGGTACTGGGGCTCGCTGCCGTGTCGGCCGCGCTGATGGCGTTCTTGTATGAGCAGGGAACCGATCCGAGCCGTGTCTATTACGGTACGGATACACGCGGATTTGCGCTGTTAATCGGCGCAGCTTTGGCGCTGGTCTGGCCAAGCGGGAAGTTAAAACTGCAGGTTTCCCGGCGGGCCAGTCTTCTGCTGGATTCAGCCGGTATGATTAGTTTGGTGCTGCTTGGGTTTTGGACATATAACTCGGATCCCTATGATGATTTTCTTTATCGAGGCGGTTTGTTTGGAATTGCGTTTGTAAGTGCCGTTTTGATTGCCGTTTTAGCACATCCGGGAAGCCGGATTGGCGGCTGGTTCTCGGCCAGACCTCTGGTGTGGGTGGGCAGACGGGCTTACGGCTTATATCTCTGGCATTACCCGGTCATGATGCTGACCACTCCGCAGCTGGACAGCGGAGGCAGTCATTGGCTTAGATTGTTTCTGCAGCTGCTGGCAACTTTCCTGCTCGCCGCGGCGTCTTACCGATGGGTAGAGGACCCGATTCGGCAATCCGGATTTCGAGGCTGGCTTGCGGGCCTTTCCACCACAATGAACGTTTGGGGGAGATGGAAGCGGCTGCCGGCAGCTTCACTTTTATTTATCCTGTTTCTGGTTTTATTCAGCTTCATCCATTTATATTTGCCCCCGACCTTATTGGGATCAACGGATGCATCCGGGAAGTCTGGCTCCTCGACAACGGTGCTGCCGGTGTTTCAGAATAAACCCGAGCAGACCGGCAGTCATGAGGGAAAAGCCCCGTCCGAAACTGGCCCAACCGTCCCAACCAGCCAACAAACTACGGGCGGCGAAGGAGCGGGCACGGAGACAGCTTTGCCTCCAACCGTTGACGGACACTCACCGGAAGGGTCCCAAACCGCTGAGAACTCATCGGCAGTACAATCGTCGGAAGAACACTCATCGGAAGCAGGCCGTCCGCAAGAAGATACTTCCGATCAGCTGCAGGCTCCACAATCGGCGAACCAGCCGGATGATTCGGCTAAACCATCCAATGGGAAGCCTTCTAAAGAGAACCCTCATGGCACCGGCGGTGACATCACGGCCATCGGGGATTCCGTTATGCTGGATATTGAGGGCGATCTGCAGAAAATGTATCCGGACGCCGTTATAGACGGCAAAATCGGTCGCCAGATGGCGGATGTGCCGGCGGTTTTGCAGCGGTTAGCCGAAGAAGGACGACTAAGGGAGACGGTCGTTCTGGAGCTCGGCACAAACGGAGCTTTTTCAAACAAACAGATGAAGAAGGTTCTTGCCGCATTAAAAGATGCCAAGCGGATTTTGCTGGTGAATACACGTGTGCCGAGACCGTGGGAATCGGCTGTGAATCAAGCGCTTGATAAAATTTCGTCGACCGATGACCGGATACAAATCGTTGATTGGTATCAGGCGAGCGGTGGCCAAACCTCTTATTTTGAACAGGACGGTGTCCATTTAAAGCCTGAAGGGGCGGCTGCTTATACCCTGCTGTTAAACCAAGCTCTATCAGACAAATAG
- a CDS encoding copper amine oxidase N-terminal domain-containing protein: MRKWKSSLKWLLPAAALLLVLAGCQPVGGFDVDKMLLGNAEVKSAESNLNLSLHFEPNSSATKEDQECIELINSLSLKLDNVKIQNASKLSATGELDSSKFRIPFKISLNEDALAVQLEGAKEPFYLPLTDEMANTGFSGLNPEKSQELAKQIQSFVIKHLPNPSVIGVSKVNETIHGEQLSLTKLHAEVSGDELTGLLKTFLEALSNDQEGLKTLIGGLYDNLLPVLKEEGLTNLQNLDSGLGNVSLDDRDAVIAETFTKLQKALDLVVLSYDETVNQMFKEQPEAAAVLSKDTKLTTDIYVDNSYKLRKQDLELKVNLPQSGEVPFKSFSYKVSSEQWNVNETIQADLLNTDNGVDLSGDSVTPGTILRNLDAQSEIYKLFRNELGLTKRLIPIDPEYDDIIVKQNTTMIPLRYLAEDLDATVQVKDGSIVVTEDLDGGQLIFKPGAATAVVNGNNVSLPQPVFVDAYGRAYAPLRVLAEGLQARVEWDNEGSLHVVRN, translated from the coding sequence ATGAGGAAATGGAAATCGAGTTTAAAATGGCTGCTTCCTGCAGCAGCTTTGCTGCTGGTGCTGGCGGGCTGTCAGCCGGTCGGCGGGTTTGACGTAGACAAGATGCTCCTTGGCAATGCGGAGGTCAAGTCTGCCGAGTCTAATTTGAACCTTTCGCTGCATTTCGAGCCAAACAGCTCAGCAACGAAAGAAGATCAAGAGTGTATTGAACTTATTAATTCTTTGTCCCTCAAATTAGACAATGTCAAAATCCAGAATGCTTCTAAGCTGTCCGCGACAGGAGAACTGGACAGCAGCAAATTCCGTATTCCATTCAAGATTTCTTTGAATGAAGATGCCCTGGCTGTACAGCTGGAGGGAGCAAAAGAACCGTTCTATCTTCCTTTGACAGATGAAATGGCGAATACGGGCTTTAGCGGGCTGAACCCTGAGAAATCGCAGGAATTAGCCAAACAGATTCAGTCTTTTGTCATCAAACACCTGCCGAATCCATCCGTGATCGGTGTGTCCAAGGTGAACGAAACCATTCATGGGGAGCAGCTAAGCTTGACCAAACTTCATGCCGAGGTTTCTGGTGATGAGCTGACAGGGCTGCTTAAGACCTTCCTTGAAGCACTTTCCAATGACCAGGAAGGCCTCAAAACGCTGATCGGCGGCCTTTATGATAACCTGCTGCCGGTTCTGAAAGAAGAAGGTCTCACCAATCTTCAGAATCTGGATAGCGGACTTGGCAATGTTTCGCTGGATGATCGTGACGCTGTCATAGCCGAAACCTTCACTAAACTTCAAAAGGCGCTTGATCTTGTTGTGCTGAGCTATGACGAAACGGTCAATCAAATGTTTAAAGAACAGCCGGAGGCTGCAGCTGTCCTCAGCAAAGATACGAAATTAACAACGGATATTTATGTAGACAACAGCTACAAGCTCCGCAAACAGGACCTGGAGCTGAAGGTGAACCTGCCGCAATCGGGCGAGGTGCCTTTCAAGAGCTTTAGTTATAAGGTGTCCAGTGAGCAGTGGAATGTAAATGAAACCATTCAGGCGGATTTGTTAAACACGGATAACGGTGTTGACCTGTCGGGTGACTCGGTGACTCCGGGGACGATTCTCCGAAATCTGGACGCTCAATCGGAAATTTACAAGCTGTTCAGAAATGAATTGGGACTTACGAAAAGGCTGATCCCGATCGATCCGGAATATGATGATATCATCGTCAAACAAAATACAACCATGATTCCGCTTCGTTATCTGGCAGAAGATCTGGACGCAACGGTTCAGGTCAAGGACGGCAGCATAGTGGTTACTGAAGATCTTGACGGAGGTCAGTTGATCTTTAAGCCGGGGGCCGCAACTGCCGTTGTCAACGGAAACAATGTGAGCCTCCCGCAGCCGGTATTTGTCGATGCTTACGGCCGGGCTTACGCACCGCTGCGTGTATTGGCAGAGGGACTCCAAGCGCGTGTTGAATGGGATAACGAAGGCTCCCTCCACGTCGTTCGTAACTAA
- the ltrA gene encoding group II intron reverse transcriptase/maturase, with protein sequence MKVTETGAKGSQLLTEDSLQKNSAEHEGYAGVHSPARITETDDTNATESKDRLLEKIVSRDNLNEAFKRVKANKGSHGIDGMGVDELLQYLRDNGETIKQLILGGKYRPNPVRRVEIPKENGKKRNLGIPTVVDRVIQQAIAQVLTPIYERQFSDNSYGFRPKRSAHHAMKRSQQYVQEGYRYVVDMDLEKYFDTVNQSKLIEVLSRTIKDGRVISLIHKYLRAGVVVKHKFEDTEIGVPQGGNLSPILSNIMLNELDKELEARGHRFVRYADDMLIFCRSRRSAERTLTKILPYIEKKLFLKVNREKTIVDDATKVKFLGFSFYQSKGETRVRIHPKSVSKMKAKVKELTSRSNGMGNTDRALKLRRYIMGWVNYFKLADMKQLLQTTDKWMRRRIRMVFWKQWKRVRTKLERLISLGIHEQKAWEYANTRKGYWRISNSPILSKSLGNNRLKNLGFLFFSDYYRQVTAHS encoded by the coding sequence ATGAAAGTTACCGAAACAGGAGCCAAGGGCAGCCAACTTCTAACGGAAGACTCTTTGCAAAAGAATAGTGCGGAACACGAAGGATATGCGGGAGTGCACAGTCCTGCGAGGATAACCGAAACCGACGACACCAACGCAACCGAGTCGAAGGACCGGTTGCTTGAGAAAATCGTTAGCAGGGACAACTTGAACGAAGCATTCAAGAGAGTCAAAGCGAACAAGGGATCGCACGGAATCGACGGGATGGGAGTAGATGAACTTCTACAATATCTCAGAGACAACGGCGAGACCATCAAGCAACTGATCTTGGGCGGCAAGTACCGCCCGAATCCCGTTCGAAGGGTAGAGATTCCCAAAGAGAACGGAAAGAAGAGAAACCTTGGCATCCCAACAGTGGTTGACCGAGTCATCCAGCAGGCAATCGCCCAAGTGCTTACGCCAATTTATGAGAGGCAGTTTTCAGACAACAGCTACGGATTCCGACCCAAACGGAGCGCACACCACGCGATGAAACGAAGCCAACAATACGTGCAAGAGGGATATCGTTACGTGGTGGATATGGACTTGGAGAAATACTTTGACACCGTCAACCAAAGCAAGCTTATCGAGGTGCTTTCAAGAACGATCAAAGACGGACGAGTGATCTCGCTCATCCATAAGTATCTCCGGGCGGGAGTCGTCGTGAAGCATAAGTTTGAGGACACGGAAATCGGCGTACCGCAGGGAGGGAACCTAAGTCCGATTCTCAGCAATATCATGCTGAATGAATTGGACAAGGAACTGGAAGCAAGAGGACATCGATTCGTGCGATACGCAGACGATATGCTCATATTCTGCCGGAGCAGGAGGAGTGCGGAGCGTACCCTGACGAAAATTCTCCCTTACATCGAGAAGAAGTTGTTTCTCAAGGTAAACCGGGAGAAAACGATTGTGGACGATGCGACAAAAGTTAAATTTCTTGGCTTCTCATTCTACCAGAGCAAAGGGGAAACGCGGGTCAGAATCCATCCCAAATCCGTATCCAAGATGAAAGCTAAAGTGAAAGAGCTAACGTCGAGAAGCAACGGAATGGGCAACACCGACCGGGCGCTGAAGCTTAGGCGTTACATCATGGGATGGGTAAATTATTTCAAGCTTGCTGACATGAAACAACTACTCCAAACCACTGATAAATGGATGAGAAGGCGTATCCGAATGGTCTTCTGGAAGCAATGGAAACGAGTGAGGACGAAACTCGAAAGGCTTATATCGCTCGGAATTCATGAACAGAAGGCGTGGGAATACGCAAACACAAGAAAGGGCTATTGGAGAATCTCCAATAGCCCAATCCTCTCGAAGTCCCTCGGTAACAATAGGCTGAAGAACCTCGGATTCCTTTTCTTTTCTGATTATTATCGACAAGTTACTGCGCATTCCTAA